TATGCCAAGGCGTCCTCCCTCCTGCAATGGCGATCGGTTGCCATTTCCACGGTCGCCGCTGCGAGGGACGGATATTTCGCACTGGTCAAGGCGAGGGAAAACCTGGAGACGAGGAGGAGCTCCCTCGCCGTGGCGAAGGAGATTCACACGGGGAACCGGGCGCGGGTGAAAGCCGGAGTCCTCGCGGAGGTGGAGCTGCTCGACTCCGGGTTCGGCGTCGCACAGCGGGAGCAGGACCTTCTCGCTGCGGAGAAGAGCGTCAAGGACGCATCCGACAGCCTGTCGGTGCTGATCCAATACGGGGTCGGCTCGGAACTGGTTCCGGCGAATTCGATCCCGGTCGAGCCGGGGGAGATTTCCGAACAAGGGTCGATGGAAATTGCCCTCCGGACCCGACCCGATCTCCAAAACGCGAAGGTCGGCCAGGAAACCGAGGAATTCCGGACGAAGGTCGCCCGCAACGAGATGCTTCCCGCCGTATCCCTGACGGGGAGAGCCGGGCTCGAAGGGCTGGCCCCGGATTACGGGAACGCCCTCGACGATCTGAAGTCGGGGAATTCCCCGTTCTGGTCGGTCGGGGTGGGCTTCTCCTTCCCTCTCGGAAACCACGCGGCGAAGGCCGACCTGGCCGCCGGT
This DNA window, taken from Candidatus Deferrimicrobiaceae bacterium, encodes the following:
- a CDS encoding TolC family protein yields the protein MFLAAALLSAAGPVLAEEIPITLDTAVRAAIERNLDLRVQAFTPALSETDVRRARAIFDPNLSLLLDHRGSNAPAAPESPFVERSRFFDANFSTDVLLSSGATASAAFTNLWSRDNPGTPLSRYAQPQISLSLSQPVLRGFGKAMTEKDITIAAYAKASSLLQWRSVAISTVAAARDGYFALVKARENLETRRSSLAVAKEIHTGNRARVKAGVLAEVELLDSGFGVAQREQDLLAAEKSVKDASDSLSVLIQYGVGSELVPANSIPVEPGEISEQGSMEIALRTRPDLQNAKVGQETEEFRTKVARNEMLPAVSLTGRAGLEGLAPDYGNALDDLKSGNSPFWSVGVGFSFPLGNHAAKADLAAG